One Trueperaceae bacterium DNA segment encodes these proteins:
- a CDS encoding MFS transporter: protein MRVRPAYYLVSSLNWFANVLPMAVSVLLAQSRGLTLTDVGLFMGAYALTVVVLELPSGALADAVGRKRVFLAASALQVVAKAVFLTAFGLPAFVLYGLLAGAARALASGALEAWFIDALQAEEPGVDLQPALAAGGAYNLAALAAGTAAG from the coding sequence CCTCGTGAGCTCGCTGAACTGGTTCGCCAACGTCCTGCCCATGGCCGTGTCGGTGCTGCTGGCGCAGTCGCGCGGCCTCACGTTGACGGACGTGGGTCTCTTCATGGGCGCCTACGCCCTGACCGTCGTGGTGTTGGAACTGCCGTCGGGCGCCCTGGCGGACGCCGTGGGGCGCAAGCGCGTGTTCCTCGCCGCCAGCGCCCTGCAGGTCGTCGCCAAGGCGGTGTTCCTGACCGCGTTCGGGCTGCCGGCCTTCGTCCTCTACGGCCTCTTGGCCGGTGCCGCCCGCGCCCTTGCCTCCGGGGCGCTCGAGGCGTGGTTCATCGACGCCCTGCAGGCCGAGGAGCCCGGGGTCGACCTGCAGCCCGCGTTGGCGGCGGGCGGCGCCTACAACCTGGCCGCGTTG